The following proteins come from a genomic window of Populus alba chromosome 12, ASM523922v2, whole genome shotgun sequence:
- the LOC118044622 gene encoding acyl carrier protein 4, chloroplastic — protein MATVSATCLRFQPLFSQSNKSSQAAASLKPVSVGWTKNNGFPSLKASRFRVSCAAKPETVEKVIEIVRKQLALTPETELTNESKFAALGADSLDTVEIVMALEEEFDISVEEESSQNITTVREAADMIDKLVQKKAEGGS, from the exons ATGGCCACAGTCTCAGCTACTTGTCTCAGGTTCCAGCCTTTGTTTAGCCAGTCAAACAAGAGTAGTCAG GCAGCAGCAAGTTTAAAGCCTGTGTCAGTGGGTTGGACAAAGAATAATGGCTTCCCTTCTTTGAAGGCCTCTCGATTCCGTGTCTCTTGTGCT GCAAAGCCAGAGACCGTGGAGAAAGTTATCGAGATTGTGAGGAAACAACTGGCCTTAACTCCGGAGACTGAGCTCACCAACGAATCCAAGTTCGCTGCACTTGGTGCTGACTCTCTTGACACA GTGGAGATAGTAATGGCATTGGAAGAAGAATTTGATATTAGTGTAGAAGAGGAGAGCTCTCAGAACATTACAACAGTCCGAGAAGCCGCTGACATGATTGATAAACTTGTTCAAAAGAAAGCTGAAGGTGGAAGTTGA